In the genome of Cheilinus undulatus linkage group 6, ASM1832078v1, whole genome shotgun sequence, one region contains:
- the cep68 gene encoding centrosomal protein of 68 kDa isoform X2, with the protein MEAEGCSQQWKMKLPHSRRCSSPTSNDCEKGKTERERDRAGSHKSVSMAPTSRYLTDRQYVVRKPLFAAEQHTSILKKTHPQNPKDKVKQFGVSKREENLNHVDSNLWTRDKEAMSPEMFRLSHGDFSIPSVSKEDLDSPLGVSELRSSLFHEGPSFRSSLSGSRSAQRSFTSSILEVQRLNPPLRPRLTSTVLHPTYTPLSGRPRGDQAHPRLGGREGGVGGETKRSSSERLLKEKTMSPHQANYWACAIPKSLPPSPDRHSRGWDPNREYETLLDYTYPLRAGHVSEWDSTDHQEDSLLQTDPNLQDSGIDLDHLCSSPSLSGLGNGQTRRIGPLSEGPQSPDLQGSTRSLDDHLSLTDPVGLSVDSLDCCRHSGRINLCRQGGRYHQHHAVSSSTSAAFRRSTSVLPRSRCTCRELDDEFWPLPDQLEELQLLSRQVKEVTAQLSRPVTASWESLGPGTTSVLSSVTLPDKQEAEDKELEGNNGTGGKDETDREERRAALTADHRASEAERTGPGPSVEPAGGGLNLREVEALVEQLSGLTLPSSQRSSQENQRQRDSLMQHIKVFCSHLEQLIRRLYAVSEKMELLAAPTVDIDSVKSSLAEYQSFQREVSSHQPLVSCVLHTGRLLLSCINTTSPFLREALLLIERQSGALENHTEHFFSSILSAMDSLTAQPGPVQQSREEDSSPVGIQGST; encoded by the exons aTGGAAGCAGAGGGATGCAGCCAGCAATGGAAGATGAAACTCCCACATAGCAGGAGATGCTCGAGTCCGACTTCAAATGACTGCGAAAAAggcaaaacagagagagaaagggacaGAGCAGGATCACACAAAAGTGTTAGCATGGCGCCGACCTCCAGGTATCTGACGGACAGACAGTATGTGGTCAGGAAGCCTCTGTTTGCTGCAGAACAGCACACATCCATCTTAAAGAAGACTCATCCACAAAACCCCAAAGACAAG GTGAAGCAGTTTGGTGTTAGTAAAAGAGAGGAAAATCTGAACCATGTGGACAGTAACCTTTGGACCAGAGACAAAGAGGCCATGTCTCCAGAGATGTTCCGACTGTCTCACGGTGACTTTTCCATTCCTTCAGTCTCTAAAGAAGACCTAGACTCACCTTTGGGGGTCTCTGAGCTCAGGTCCAGTCTGTTCCATGAAGGACCCAGTTTTCGTTCGTCTCTATCTGGCAGCCGATCAGCTCAGCGTAGCTTCACCAGCTCCATTCTGGAGGTCCAAAGACTGAACCCTCCTCTGAGGCCCCGGCTGACCTCCACTGTACTCCATCCTACCTATACCCCTCTATCAGGGAGACCAAGGGGGGACCAGGCTCATCCCAGATTaggggggagagaggggggagtTGGAGGAGAAACCAAACGTTCCTCCTCTGAGaggcttttaaaagaaaaaacaatgtcACCACATCAGGCCAACTACTGGGCCTGTGCCATCCCTAAGTCTCTGCCTCCCTCCCCGGACAGGCACTCTAGAGGCTGGGACCCAAACAGAGAGTATGAAACCCTTCTTGACTACACTTATCCCCTGAGAGCAGGACACGTCAGCGAGTGGGACAGCACTGACCACCAGGAGGACTCTCTCCTCCAAACGGATCCAAACCTGCAGGACTCTGGGATCGACCTGGACCATCTTTGTAGCTCCCCAAGCCTGTCAGGGTTGGGAAACGGACAGACACGGAGAATAGGTCCTCTTAGTGAGGGTCCTCAGTCACCTGACCTACAGGGGTCCACCAGATCCTTGGATGACCATCTGTCCTTGACAGACCCGGTGGGTTTGTCTGTGGACAGTCTGGACTGTTGTAGGCACTCAGGACGAATAAATCTGTGCAGGCAGGGTGGTCGCTATCATCAGCACCATgcagtctcctcctccacctctgcTGCCTTTAGACGCTCCACTAGTGTCCTCCCACGGTCCAGGTGTACATGCAGGGAGCTGGACGATGAGTTCTGGCCTCTTCCAGATcagctggaggagctgcagctgctgtcaAGACAG gTGAAGGAGGTGACAGCCCAGCTGAGCCGGCCTGTCACAGCCAGCTGGGAGTCCCTGGGGCCCGGCACCACCTCCGTGTTGTCCTCCGTCACCCTGCCTGATAAACAGGAGGCTGAAGACAAGGAGCTGGAGGGCAACAATGGGACAGGAGGAAAagatgagacagacagagaggagagacgtGCCGCTCTGACAG CCGATCACAGGGCCTCAGAGGCAGAGAGAACGGGTCCAGGACCCTCAGTGGAACCTGCTGGGGGAGGACTGAATCTCAGGGAGGTGGAGGCTTTGGTGGAGCAGCTTTCAGGCCTCACACTGCCCAGCAGCCAAAGGAGCAGCCAGGAGAACCAGAGGCAAAGGGACTCTCTGATGCAGCACATTAAG GTCTTCTGTTCACACCTGGAGCAGCTCATCCGGCGGCTGTATGCAGTATCAGAGAAGATGGAGCTGCTGGCTGCGCCCACTGTGGACATAGACAGTGTGAAGTCCTCTCTGGCTGAGTATCAG AGTTTTCAGAGAGAAGTGAGCAGCCATCAGCCTCTGGTCTCCTGTGTTCTGCACACCGGACGGCTTCTCCTCAGCTGCATCAACACAACGTCTCCAT tTTTAAGAGAAGCACTGCTGCTGATCGAGAGGCAATCTGGAGCTCTGGAGAACCACACTGAAcacttcttctcctccatcctgTCTGCCATGGACAGCCTTACAGCTCAGCCTGGTCCTGTCCAGCAGAGCCGAGAGGAGGACTCAAGCCCTGTAGGGATCCAGGGGTCCACTTAG
- the cep68 gene encoding centrosomal protein of 68 kDa isoform X1 has protein sequence MEAEGCSQQWKMKLPHSRRCSSPTSNDCEKGKTERERDRAGSHKSVSMAPTSRYLTDRQYVVRKPLFAAEQHTSILKKTHPQNPKDKVKQFGVSKREENLNHVDSNLWTRDKEAMSPEMFRLSHGDFSIPSVSKEDLDSPLGVSELRSSLFHEGPSFRSSLSGSRSAQRSFTSSILEVQRLNPPLRPRLTSTVLHPTYTPLSGRPRGDQAHPRLGGREGGVGGETKRSSSERLLKEKTMSPHQANYWACAIPKSLPPSPDRHSRGWDPNREYETLLDYTYPLRAGHVSEWDSTDHQEDSLLQTDPNLQDSGIDLDHLCSSPSLSGLGNGQTRRIGPLSEGPQSPDLQGSTRSLDDHLSLTDPVGLSVDSLDCCRHSGRINLCRQGGRYHQHHAVSSSTSAAFRRSTSVLPRSRCTCRELDDEFWPLPDQLEELQLLSRQVKEVTAQLSRPVTASWESLGPGTTSVLSSVTLPDKQEAEDKELEGNNGTGGKDETDREERRAALTAADHRASEAERTGPGPSVEPAGGGLNLREVEALVEQLSGLTLPSSQRSSQENQRQRDSLMQHIKVFCSHLEQLIRRLYAVSEKMELLAAPTVDIDSVKSSLAEYQSFQREVSSHQPLVSCVLHTGRLLLSCINTTSPFLREALLLIERQSGALENHTEHFFSSILSAMDSLTAQPGPVQQSREEDSSPVGIQGST, from the exons aTGGAAGCAGAGGGATGCAGCCAGCAATGGAAGATGAAACTCCCACATAGCAGGAGATGCTCGAGTCCGACTTCAAATGACTGCGAAAAAggcaaaacagagagagaaagggacaGAGCAGGATCACACAAAAGTGTTAGCATGGCGCCGACCTCCAGGTATCTGACGGACAGACAGTATGTGGTCAGGAAGCCTCTGTTTGCTGCAGAACAGCACACATCCATCTTAAAGAAGACTCATCCACAAAACCCCAAAGACAAG GTGAAGCAGTTTGGTGTTAGTAAAAGAGAGGAAAATCTGAACCATGTGGACAGTAACCTTTGGACCAGAGACAAAGAGGCCATGTCTCCAGAGATGTTCCGACTGTCTCACGGTGACTTTTCCATTCCTTCAGTCTCTAAAGAAGACCTAGACTCACCTTTGGGGGTCTCTGAGCTCAGGTCCAGTCTGTTCCATGAAGGACCCAGTTTTCGTTCGTCTCTATCTGGCAGCCGATCAGCTCAGCGTAGCTTCACCAGCTCCATTCTGGAGGTCCAAAGACTGAACCCTCCTCTGAGGCCCCGGCTGACCTCCACTGTACTCCATCCTACCTATACCCCTCTATCAGGGAGACCAAGGGGGGACCAGGCTCATCCCAGATTaggggggagagaggggggagtTGGAGGAGAAACCAAACGTTCCTCCTCTGAGaggcttttaaaagaaaaaacaatgtcACCACATCAGGCCAACTACTGGGCCTGTGCCATCCCTAAGTCTCTGCCTCCCTCCCCGGACAGGCACTCTAGAGGCTGGGACCCAAACAGAGAGTATGAAACCCTTCTTGACTACACTTATCCCCTGAGAGCAGGACACGTCAGCGAGTGGGACAGCACTGACCACCAGGAGGACTCTCTCCTCCAAACGGATCCAAACCTGCAGGACTCTGGGATCGACCTGGACCATCTTTGTAGCTCCCCAAGCCTGTCAGGGTTGGGAAACGGACAGACACGGAGAATAGGTCCTCTTAGTGAGGGTCCTCAGTCACCTGACCTACAGGGGTCCACCAGATCCTTGGATGACCATCTGTCCTTGACAGACCCGGTGGGTTTGTCTGTGGACAGTCTGGACTGTTGTAGGCACTCAGGACGAATAAATCTGTGCAGGCAGGGTGGTCGCTATCATCAGCACCATgcagtctcctcctccacctctgcTGCCTTTAGACGCTCCACTAGTGTCCTCCCACGGTCCAGGTGTACATGCAGGGAGCTGGACGATGAGTTCTGGCCTCTTCCAGATcagctggaggagctgcagctgctgtcaAGACAG gTGAAGGAGGTGACAGCCCAGCTGAGCCGGCCTGTCACAGCCAGCTGGGAGTCCCTGGGGCCCGGCACCACCTCCGTGTTGTCCTCCGTCACCCTGCCTGATAAACAGGAGGCTGAAGACAAGGAGCTGGAGGGCAACAATGGGACAGGAGGAAAagatgagacagacagagaggagagacgtGCCGCTCTGACAG CAGCCGATCACAGGGCCTCAGAGGCAGAGAGAACGGGTCCAGGACCCTCAGTGGAACCTGCTGGGGGAGGACTGAATCTCAGGGAGGTGGAGGCTTTGGTGGAGCAGCTTTCAGGCCTCACACTGCCCAGCAGCCAAAGGAGCAGCCAGGAGAACCAGAGGCAAAGGGACTCTCTGATGCAGCACATTAAG GTCTTCTGTTCACACCTGGAGCAGCTCATCCGGCGGCTGTATGCAGTATCAGAGAAGATGGAGCTGCTGGCTGCGCCCACTGTGGACATAGACAGTGTGAAGTCCTCTCTGGCTGAGTATCAG AGTTTTCAGAGAGAAGTGAGCAGCCATCAGCCTCTGGTCTCCTGTGTTCTGCACACCGGACGGCTTCTCCTCAGCTGCATCAACACAACGTCTCCAT tTTTAAGAGAAGCACTGCTGCTGATCGAGAGGCAATCTGGAGCTCTGGAGAACCACACTGAAcacttcttctcctccatcctgTCTGCCATGGACAGCCTTACAGCTCAGCCTGGTCCTGTCCAGCAGAGCCGAGAGGAGGACTCAAGCCCTGTAGGGATCCAGGGGTCCACTTAG
- the cep68 gene encoding centrosomal protein of 68 kDa isoform X3, translated as MKLPHSRRCSSPTSNDCEKGKTERERDRAGSHKSVSMAPTSRYLTDRQYVVRKPLFAAEQHTSILKKTHPQNPKDKVKQFGVSKREENLNHVDSNLWTRDKEAMSPEMFRLSHGDFSIPSVSKEDLDSPLGVSELRSSLFHEGPSFRSSLSGSRSAQRSFTSSILEVQRLNPPLRPRLTSTVLHPTYTPLSGRPRGDQAHPRLGGREGGVGGETKRSSSERLLKEKTMSPHQANYWACAIPKSLPPSPDRHSRGWDPNREYETLLDYTYPLRAGHVSEWDSTDHQEDSLLQTDPNLQDSGIDLDHLCSSPSLSGLGNGQTRRIGPLSEGPQSPDLQGSTRSLDDHLSLTDPVGLSVDSLDCCRHSGRINLCRQGGRYHQHHAVSSSTSAAFRRSTSVLPRSRCTCRELDDEFWPLPDQLEELQLLSRQVKEVTAQLSRPVTASWESLGPGTTSVLSSVTLPDKQEAEDKELEGNNGTGGKDETDREERRAALTAADHRASEAERTGPGPSVEPAGGGLNLREVEALVEQLSGLTLPSSQRSSQENQRQRDSLMQHIKVFCSHLEQLIRRLYAVSEKMELLAAPTVDIDSVKSSLAEYQSFQREVSSHQPLVSCVLHTGRLLLSCINTTSPFLREALLLIERQSGALENHTEHFFSSILSAMDSLTAQPGPVQQSREEDSSPVGIQGST; from the exons ATGAAACTCCCACATAGCAGGAGATGCTCGAGTCCGACTTCAAATGACTGCGAAAAAggcaaaacagagagagaaagggacaGAGCAGGATCACACAAAAGTGTTAGCATGGCGCCGACCTCCAGGTATCTGACGGACAGACAGTATGTGGTCAGGAAGCCTCTGTTTGCTGCAGAACAGCACACATCCATCTTAAAGAAGACTCATCCACAAAACCCCAAAGACAAG GTGAAGCAGTTTGGTGTTAGTAAAAGAGAGGAAAATCTGAACCATGTGGACAGTAACCTTTGGACCAGAGACAAAGAGGCCATGTCTCCAGAGATGTTCCGACTGTCTCACGGTGACTTTTCCATTCCTTCAGTCTCTAAAGAAGACCTAGACTCACCTTTGGGGGTCTCTGAGCTCAGGTCCAGTCTGTTCCATGAAGGACCCAGTTTTCGTTCGTCTCTATCTGGCAGCCGATCAGCTCAGCGTAGCTTCACCAGCTCCATTCTGGAGGTCCAAAGACTGAACCCTCCTCTGAGGCCCCGGCTGACCTCCACTGTACTCCATCCTACCTATACCCCTCTATCAGGGAGACCAAGGGGGGACCAGGCTCATCCCAGATTaggggggagagaggggggagtTGGAGGAGAAACCAAACGTTCCTCCTCTGAGaggcttttaaaagaaaaaacaatgtcACCACATCAGGCCAACTACTGGGCCTGTGCCATCCCTAAGTCTCTGCCTCCCTCCCCGGACAGGCACTCTAGAGGCTGGGACCCAAACAGAGAGTATGAAACCCTTCTTGACTACACTTATCCCCTGAGAGCAGGACACGTCAGCGAGTGGGACAGCACTGACCACCAGGAGGACTCTCTCCTCCAAACGGATCCAAACCTGCAGGACTCTGGGATCGACCTGGACCATCTTTGTAGCTCCCCAAGCCTGTCAGGGTTGGGAAACGGACAGACACGGAGAATAGGTCCTCTTAGTGAGGGTCCTCAGTCACCTGACCTACAGGGGTCCACCAGATCCTTGGATGACCATCTGTCCTTGACAGACCCGGTGGGTTTGTCTGTGGACAGTCTGGACTGTTGTAGGCACTCAGGACGAATAAATCTGTGCAGGCAGGGTGGTCGCTATCATCAGCACCATgcagtctcctcctccacctctgcTGCCTTTAGACGCTCCACTAGTGTCCTCCCACGGTCCAGGTGTACATGCAGGGAGCTGGACGATGAGTTCTGGCCTCTTCCAGATcagctggaggagctgcagctgctgtcaAGACAG gTGAAGGAGGTGACAGCCCAGCTGAGCCGGCCTGTCACAGCCAGCTGGGAGTCCCTGGGGCCCGGCACCACCTCCGTGTTGTCCTCCGTCACCCTGCCTGATAAACAGGAGGCTGAAGACAAGGAGCTGGAGGGCAACAATGGGACAGGAGGAAAagatgagacagacagagaggagagacgtGCCGCTCTGACAG CAGCCGATCACAGGGCCTCAGAGGCAGAGAGAACGGGTCCAGGACCCTCAGTGGAACCTGCTGGGGGAGGACTGAATCTCAGGGAGGTGGAGGCTTTGGTGGAGCAGCTTTCAGGCCTCACACTGCCCAGCAGCCAAAGGAGCAGCCAGGAGAACCAGAGGCAAAGGGACTCTCTGATGCAGCACATTAAG GTCTTCTGTTCACACCTGGAGCAGCTCATCCGGCGGCTGTATGCAGTATCAGAGAAGATGGAGCTGCTGGCTGCGCCCACTGTGGACATAGACAGTGTGAAGTCCTCTCTGGCTGAGTATCAG AGTTTTCAGAGAGAAGTGAGCAGCCATCAGCCTCTGGTCTCCTGTGTTCTGCACACCGGACGGCTTCTCCTCAGCTGCATCAACACAACGTCTCCAT tTTTAAGAGAAGCACTGCTGCTGATCGAGAGGCAATCTGGAGCTCTGGAGAACCACACTGAAcacttcttctcctccatcctgTCTGCCATGGACAGCCTTACAGCTCAGCCTGGTCCTGTCCAGCAGAGCCGAGAGGAGGACTCAAGCCCTGTAGGGATCCAGGGGTCCACTTAG